DNA from Daucus carota subsp. sativus chromosome 1, DH1 v3.0, whole genome shotgun sequence:
GAGCTATTTACTTTTAAGCAAAGTTTATGAAGATAAGGAAGTCTTTATGAAATCACATTCACATGCTTTTGCATGAAGGTTTGTACCCTTATGAGCGAggacaaagaaaagaaatttattaaaacatcAGCTCATAGACTTTTGATCACATTTCAATTGCATGCAGCATTGGATATGTATGGGACTCAATACAAATGCTAAAGTGATAAACATGGAGGAGGGACTGATCTGGGATTGTTTCtaataagaatataaaataaatttttgaaaaatgtttgtatattttaaaatttttgagacactttcataattttataaaatttagaacGGTGAAAAAATGACGAATTTTGGTGTGCCTCTTCCTAAATTCGCCCCTAAGTACTTTATGTAATTTTCTATGTGTCTATCAAGTCTATTTTTTGGATTTGAGCACCAGCTAATTTCTCTTTTGGATATTAAGCGCCATGTATTCAACtgatattttaaaagaattttttatacataaaattcCGGTATATCTAactcagattttaaaaaacgtGTCAAAATATTGGAGTTTTCAATTGAGATTTATTCTACAAAATTTAATGGTATTGGATTCAGAATTTGAATTATACTTAAAATCTCGTGAATTCGGTTAGGATTTTTTGGACTATAAACGAATAGATTTTGTGAGATTAttcaatatattttgaaattttgaaattgaacaaaaatttataaaattttataatattgtgCATAAATTCTAAATACTTAACAATATTTGTTGTATTTTAGTGAAATGCGTATATAATCAAAATCCGAGGTGATTCATTAAAATCCCCAGATAATACTCCtccatttcaaattacatgttcaccttcaaaaaatcacatagtggatttttagaaaaaagtggtgtattaagtcattaaacctaatatgtggtatatggttgatcgtgaaaatataaattagaaatatgtaAATGAgggttgattttggaaatataaatttatattgaaagttgaagtgtaCAAATatgttcaaacaattttttttcaaatgtagacatatattttgaaacgaagggagtatataattTAGAGAAATCCCTGTTGAATGCACCTCTAAGTATGACTTTTTAACGTTTTAGCAACCATTTTCTAGGCTTAAAGtcattttaaactgaaaaatatttgtagaatgagTGGACTTAAAGTTAAAATAACCCAAATTCATGTttaaacaatttattttatttttatgaatatttttaaaaaaatatcattcaaataaataaaataatttattattatacttttaataattcataaggcacatataacatcaaattaaTCAAAGAGACATACGGACTTATcataagttattattttaaatttatccatACTAGCTGGTTAATTATCTgcttgtttaaattttaattattctttcaaattttaattattctttcaaaatagaaaaataaaaagtttatttatgAAAAGTAGTCAAGAAGGATTGATTTTTAGTGAGGTCGATATTATTACTAGTCTAGCTACTTATGCGCTTGTAAATTTTTCAATCATTTTTAGAGAAAGTGCATATATGATAAACTTTATTTATGAAAAGTTGTCTACAAAATTTTTtgcaataatataaatattcaacaattatatatatatatatatatatatatatatataataaaataaaaataataggtgACAATTATTAAACCAGTACtcctaataattaaaaaagaggACAGATACATGACAAAATAGTTGCGATAGTCCCATTTATTATTTAAGCCTTGTTTTCGAAGATAATTCTAGATGGATaaagtttaatattataatataatctgATAAAGTTCACTtctgaatatataaaatataattaataaattaatttcaaattaaaaatacatttaaaaatattatatatgtcaaTAAACATAATATCAAGATTACACAAGTGCTTTTGAGGTGATGgatgaaataattaataagtCACAATTTCCTCCTTTAATAAAttcgaaaaaattattttagtaaaaacaACATATTTCACAATTTGTTCTaactaaaataaacaaaattatcttTCTGTATTCAATTAGGTgatcataaattttttacttttatctATCTAAATCTAGGTATCAAAAACAACCCTAGTTTAGAATAGAAAGATATACTTGGAGCAGGAGGAACACGCGCGGAATTGTCCATAGGTTTACAGGTTTCGTCTACGAGTGGAGTTTCGAACACACGCGCGGAATTGTATGTAGGTTTACAGGTTTTGTCTACGAGTGGAGTTTCGAACACGCGCGGAATTGTATGTAGGAACACGCGCGGTACAGATGTTTTTCTGGAAATATTTCCGAAATTATTATACCATAATATATTTAGAACTTGAAAAATGTATAATTATAAAAGGATTATTATCAAATAGCTTGAGAGATTATatagaaatattatatttcaagaGATGATCACAACATTATTATtggttttattttcttaaacaaaACATATACATGAGAGATacttaaattttctttaaaattgtAAATTCGTAATACAATATTATTCCTCCTAAATAACTTTTTTAGAGAGTAAATCCTCCCAAATATTCCAAAAtgatattatttgatttttggttagaattttttattcattttctatCTCCAAAATCACCACAGTAACCGGGTGGGATGTTTTAATTGATGCAATATAAAATCATTCCACTCAAAACTTAACATGTGTCAttttgtacccaattttgtgTCTCTAACATTTTCCACTAGTTTAACTCACCCCACAACCCACTCTCAAAGTCTATAAAATGCACCGAAACTCATTCATTCCCTCACCATCGACTGCTCTCTCTTCCTTTCTCTCCAACAACATATACTCACATCTTCCTAACACTATAACTGCATCCATCCCATGGCATCTCAATCCAGGCACAGCAGTGTGTATGTTTGTTTGTCTGATTTTAATCATACATGAAAAAGCATGTTTTATACTAGTTATGTGTATCTGatctatttttcatttttcattgaGTCTTATACTGGGGTAAAATTGTTTTTTGCAGACAGTTTGGGAACAATCAGGCTGCAGCAGGGCTTAACAATCATGTGCAGATGGGTAGTGCAAATCCTTTTGCTACTACAGTGGACAACCCGTGGCTGGGTATCAATCATATGTTACTTGGTTCAATAAACATGGTGATTCAGCCGCAAGTGAATGAAACAGTTCCTGCTCATAGTGCACCTGCTAACATGCAACTGCCTGATGGCGAAAGAAAGCGTTCCAGAGAATCATCAATAACAAACGAAGCTAACAATCTGCACAATGTTAATTTTCCGGTCCGTAATTTTGCCCCTCCACAGATTAGGGATGAAATGATCGCCCTTAGGGAGAGTGATCGTCTTCTTTGCCAACAAGTGAGTTCAAATTTTTCTAGATTACCAATAATTGTTTCCCTGTTTAATTAGTATGATATACGAAATTCTTATTTGTTTCTGCTGCTTGGTTAAGTTATTAACTGGTATATTATTGATGCAGAGCAAGCGGCTTAGAGTACAATTTGCGGAAAAAGAGAACCAGGCACTTCAACACCTGGTTAATAGTGTGAGAGGCCCTTTGCTGAATCTCTTGAAACAAAAAGATGTGGAACTTTCAAACTTCAAGAGATTGAACTGTGCACTCCATGAAGGTATTAACGATCTTTATAATGAGAACCAGAAATTGTCAGATTGTGCAGGTGCATGGAAAATTAAGGCTGTATCTCTGTACACCAACCTAGAAGTTGCCATCGGAGAGCTTAGGAGGCTGCAGGGGCTTGTGCCAGCAATTGGTGCTGTGGAGGCCCCCCATGAGGAGCAGGAAGCTAAGTCCTACAGTGGTAGCAACGTCTCTGCAGAGAACACACCAGGGAACTCTCAGGCAGTGGCAAAGGCAGAAGATGGTGAAACCGCCACTGAGAAGGTGCAGATAGGAGCTGCTGAGACCGGGGAAGGCAGTGGCGAAAAGATGATGTGCAAGAGCTGTGGTGAATTGGAAACTAGTGTTTTGGCGTTGCCATGCCGTCATCTGTGCTTTTGCATTGTTTGTGGAACTCGTGAATCCCTTCTTTACTGTCCCTGCCCTGTGTGTGAAACTGTGATGACTGCAACAGCCCCTTTAAGCTTCATCTGAGAAAATTATGTTTGAATAAAAAGGAAATGTGCGGTGCTTCTGAGTCTTTTCGGACCATACCAGTGGTGGTCTATCAGCTGTTTGTTAAGTTTAAGTTTTATGTATGCTGTGAGCTTGTGATATTCAAGCAATGTGTGATGTtactgtttttttaataaaaataaattgtgatgttttGAAGCAATGTGTGTAATGTTAGTATttcttttcaaataataatttatgatgtTCTCAAGTAACGTGTAACATCACCGTTTCTGTtagtaataataaattatatatataatatgctcAAAAAGAAGTTTATCCAtgattatatatctttttataattaaaatgaatatatCTTGGTTTTCTTAAAATTAGGATTCATCAATGTGTGGGTaattaaattaaagattataagttataatgatcccacaacaatatatttacataaatattttttttcaaacatgttataatatatgaaataatatcATAAACTTTACGACTGCAGCACATGAAAGTATTAAGCATAAGTAATTAAATCTTATCTTACacactataaaaaaaattcgttCATTGCCTATTATATTAATCGGTGGCTTATATACAAGGGAGTCTTTAAGGCtatatttaattagataattatttggtGGTGATTTGGTATGATTATAAACtctaatatatttgtttttttctcCAAAATGTAGAGCGGATTTCATTAATACGAAAGAGACTGAATCAAGACAAATCCCAATTGATCATGCAACCaggttgaaaaacaaataaacgatCTAAATAATTAACCACTTTGTTTTCGGAATTGCTTAATGAAGATGATGGTTTCTTGAGCAATCCAACCTGCATCTCCGCCGAAAACagtagcttcacaattgaccctCACATTAATTCATTTCATGGATAGTGCACTGTTCAGAGGACTCAGTTGCAAAAACTAAGTTTAGAAGCCTCATATTTTCACTACCGTTCCATATACACTCCAGCTATCTACTTGCCGGACACCAGCTTTAGACCTGCCGAAAGTGCTGTTGATGCGAGTTCTCCGGATCTCCCAATACACCATAGAATTCATTTTCAACACAAACACATCGCATAATGCGAGACACATCGTACAAAGCTAGACACtcaaacacacaaacaataactcAGACTAAAGACAACGAGAAAAACCCAAATGGGATTCTCGAATCTTGTGGAACaaaactcgattttattgaagaaAAAAAGGATTATCGATAGGAAATTGAAAAGAAGAGAAGAGGTATTGTGTGGATGGAGAAGGAACGTCTAGTGAATTAGGATGGGATGAAAGGAGATAGGTATAAATACGGGTAGAAGAGGTGAAGAAGGAGATGGAAGAGGTTAGGGTTTGAGAAAGATGGAGCGGCCGACTCTCATAACTCTAGTCAAgttttttgaaaacaaatttatcTAGTATTACcaataaaacttttttttgCCGACTCTCATAACTCTAGTCAAgttttttgaaaacaaatttatacAGTATTACCAATAAAACTTCTTTTTTGGTATACTAGGGATACACcgtttaatcaaaaattaagtAAGATGTTCAAAATCATTTTGGTCAAACTATCTAACTCATTTTAGCCTAATTTTTAATTGAGTATCATACAAATCTTAACTTATCAGGGGTTTATTTATTGGATTTTCATagaattttgaatataaaactTTTTTATTAAGCTCTGCTCAGGAGGtataatcacaaattctcctCCCTAAAACTTGTTTTACAGTGATAATAAAGAGAATCttctatatttataattaattctaCACTAACAACTATTCAATAATATCAAAATCGAAACACTAAAAAATAATTAGTGTATTTACGTACTTATGGTtactttaatttataaaataatttaataggtCCTCTTTATTATAactaaattacatattaattatttataagtctTTTAACAAGATGAATCttagatttttttaacatgTCGAATAAGAATAGTTACTTaacatatcaaaaaaaatatattaacacaaacacatttattaatcatttaaaaaattattttcaaaaaacacatatttatactatatatcataaatatatttttgaaataaaaaagatataataataaaaaaaacataagacACTTGTACATAGCATGAATTACAAATTAAtacattaaaattcaattcataaaaaaatttggtcCGTTGATGGTCAATCGGTATATATTTGAACCCATTTATGAGTCTTTATACTTTAATATCTATTTTAATCGTTCCGTTCTATTTTAATTAAAGTAACtaaaagttataatttaaatgaattatattttcaaatatattttactaaaaaatttattctaaGAGATGAAAGAAAACATGGTTATACACGTGCATCCATAAATCTTATTATGATACATGTTTTCACATAATAATTATGCGATGATTTATATGCGCACAAAATTTCAATATGATCGGTTTCA
Protein-coding regions in this window:
- the LOC108216758 gene encoding BOI-related E3 ubiquitin-protein ligase 1-like translates to MSWGEFELSVFGVAMLASLLLHGLLEPRIQSSRQFGNNQAAAGLNNHVQMGSANPFATTVDNPWLGINHMLLGSINMVIQPQVNETVPAHSAPANMQLPDGERKRSRESSITNEANNLHNVNFPVRNFAPPQIRDEMIALRESDRLLCQQSKRLRVQFAEKENQALQHLVNSVRGPLLNLLKQKDVELSNFKRLNCALHEGINDLYNENQKLSDCAGAWKIKAVSLYTNLEVAIGELRRLQGLVPAIGAVEAPHEEQEAKSYSGSNVSAENTPGNSQAVAKAEDGETATEKVQIGAAETGEGSGEKMMCKSCGELETSVLALPCRHLCFCIVCGTRESLLYCPCPVCETVMTATAPLSFI